A section of the Flavobacteriales bacterium genome encodes:
- a CDS encoding efflux RND transporter periplasmic adaptor subunit, translating to MFRPTPLPYSGRLFPVLLLVVLGCGRKQETIKPSVGPITESVYASGIVKAAGQYQVYPTVTGTVMALLVKEGDTVSAGTPLVRIDDRTAWASTRISSAQVRLLEQNASDDGPVLSQLREAVEQARDRYKVDSTNYERQKALWAQQIGSRNDFDQRELAYTTSKAGLTRAVKALQETRDRLRTELEVARNNAAISTAGSDDRTPRSLIDGVVYDLLVEPGELATPQKAIAVVGSATDLYLELEVDEYDIRLVKPGQRALITLDSYDGTAFEAEVTRIVPLMDQRSRTFKVEARFKERPPQLYPNLTAEANIVLRTKENALTIPAAYLLPGDYVRTGPDERVQVRTGARDLEKVEILEGITADTELYKP from the coding sequence GTGTTCCGACCTACGCCCCTGCCCTATTCGGGCCGCCTGTTCCCTGTGCTGCTGCTCGTTGTGCTCGGTTGCGGCCGCAAGCAGGAGACCATCAAGCCGTCCGTCGGCCCCATCACCGAAAGCGTCTACGCCAGTGGCATCGTGAAGGCCGCCGGCCAGTACCAGGTGTATCCCACGGTGACGGGCACGGTGATGGCCCTGTTGGTGAAGGAAGGCGACACCGTATCGGCCGGAACGCCCCTGGTGCGGATCGATGACCGCACGGCCTGGGCCAGCACGCGCATCAGTTCCGCCCAGGTGCGCCTGTTGGAGCAGAACGCATCGGATGATGGTCCCGTGCTCTCCCAACTGCGCGAGGCCGTGGAGCAGGCACGCGATCGCTACAAGGTGGACAGCACGAACTACGAGCGGCAGAAGGCCCTTTGGGCACAACAGATCGGCAGCCGCAACGACTTCGATCAGCGCGAACTGGCCTACACCACCAGCAAGGCGGGGCTGACCCGCGCCGTGAAGGCCCTTCAGGAAACGCGGGACCGCCTGCGCACCGAGCTGGAGGTGGCCCGCAACAACGCCGCCATCAGCACCGCCGGCAGCGACGACCGCACGCCACGCAGCCTGATCGACGGCGTGGTGTACGACCTGCTGGTGGAGCCGGGGGAACTGGCCACGCCGCAGAAGGCGATCGCCGTGGTGGGCAGCGCCACCGACCTCTACCTGGAGCTCGAAGTGGATGAGTACGACATCCGCCTGGTGAAGCCCGGACAGCGCGCGCTGATCACGCTGGACAGTTACGACGGCACGGCCTTCGAGGCCGAGGTCACGCGGATCGTCCCCCTGATGGACCAGCGCTCGCGCACCTTCAAGGTGGAAGCGCGTTTCAAGGAGCGTCCGCCGCAGCTCTACCCCAACCTCACGGCCGAGGCCAACATCGTGCTGCGCACCAAGGAGAACGCGCTCACCATCCCCGCCGCCTATCTCCTCCCCGGCGACTACGTCCGCACGGGCCCGGATGAGCGCGTGCAGGTGCGCACCGGCGCCCGTGACCTGGAGAAGGTGGAGATCCTGGAGGGCATCACCGCCGACACGGAGCTGTACAAGCCGTAG
- a CDS encoding M23 family metallopeptidase, with amino-acid sequence MDIPLTVAGNFMELRSDHFHSGVDLKTNGMEGLPVRAVAAGRVSRVKMSPWGYGIAVYIDHPGGLTTVYGHLQALVPALSTQVLEAQYKAKDYSVDLTPPSVDLQVAAGEMIGWSGNTGGSSGPHLHYEVRRTADQHAVDPEAFGLELSDSRGPIIRGLRLYALDSSARHSPYPGEAKGFATEPGPDGYRLRSGAEVAAVGPVGLAVHAVDHYDGSSNVCGVRRIDLDVDGRRLFSVHLDEVDFALQRYVNAHMDHALFRENDMHYHRCYRQPNDRSVLYDGDGTFIPTPGQRHACTLTVLDANGNQAVLRFTLRGATTEEARTWPGRASGTNVFHWDRENVLVQPGIRFTLPVNALYDDEPITYSREEAPPRSLSPMHQVLSELVPLHVQAEVTLEALDLPVELRSKAVVMKRDRKGRTSCLGGRWSGGWVTARSKSFGAFFLRVDTVPPTLTAVDLRSDMRGREAFRFKVQDDLSGVENWTATLDGRWIMLVYDPKAKTLTHRFDRYSDGPGQRELVVEVADERGNRTRRTHTFLR; translated from the coding sequence TTGGACATCCCGCTCACCGTGGCCGGCAACTTCATGGAGCTGCGGTCCGACCATTTCCACTCCGGGGTCGACCTGAAGACGAACGGGATGGAAGGCTTGCCCGTGCGTGCGGTGGCCGCCGGACGGGTGAGCCGGGTGAAGATGAGCCCCTGGGGCTATGGCATCGCCGTGTACATCGACCACCCGGGTGGGCTCACCACCGTGTATGGTCATCTGCAGGCCCTGGTCCCGGCCCTTTCGACCCAAGTCCTTGAAGCCCAATACAAAGCGAAGGACTATAGCGTCGACCTCACCCCGCCGTCAGTGGATCTTCAGGTCGCCGCTGGCGAGATGATCGGTTGGAGCGGCAACACCGGCGGCAGTTCCGGTCCTCACCTGCACTATGAGGTTCGCCGCACGGCCGACCAGCACGCCGTGGACCCTGAGGCCTTCGGCCTGGAATTGTCCGACAGCAGAGGACCGATCATCCGAGGGCTCCGGCTCTATGCCTTGGACAGCAGCGCACGCCACAGCCCATATCCAGGTGAGGCCAAGGGGTTTGCCACTGAACCAGGACCCGATGGCTACCGGCTGCGCTCGGGTGCTGAAGTGGCCGCGGTGGGACCGGTGGGCTTAGCGGTGCATGCCGTGGACCACTATGATGGCTCGTCCAATGTGTGCGGGGTGCGGCGGATCGACCTCGATGTGGACGGCCGAAGGCTCTTCTCGGTGCACCTGGATGAGGTGGACTTCGCCCTGCAGCGCTATGTCAACGCCCACATGGATCACGCCCTGTTCCGGGAGAACGACATGCACTACCATCGGTGCTACCGCCAGCCCAACGACCGGTCCGTTCTCTACGACGGAGATGGGACCTTCATCCCCACACCGGGGCAGCGGCATGCCTGCACCCTCACGGTGCTGGACGCCAATGGGAACCAGGCGGTGCTCCGGTTCACCCTGCGGGGGGCCACCACCGAGGAGGCCCGGACCTGGCCCGGTCGCGCGTCCGGGACCAACGTCTTCCATTGGGACCGCGAGAACGTCCTTGTCCAGCCGGGTATCCGCTTCACCCTGCCGGTGAACGCCCTGTACGATGATGAGCCCATCACCTACTCCCGCGAGGAGGCACCGCCCAGGAGCCTCTCGCCCATGCATCAGGTCCTGAGCGAGCTGGTGCCCCTGCATGTGCAGGCCGAGGTGACCCTGGAGGCCTTGGACCTGCCGGTCGAACTGCGCTCCAAGGCCGTGGTGATGAAACGCGACCGCAAGGGCCGCACCTCCTGCCTTGGCGGACGCTGGAGCGGTGGGTGGGTCACCGCTCGCAGCAAGTCCTTCGGCGCGTTCTTCCTGCGCGTGGACACGGTGCCGCCCACCCTGACGGCCGTGGACCTGCGCTCGGACATGCGCGGCCGCGAGGCGTTCCGGTTCAAGGTCCAGGACGACCTCAGCGGCGTGGAGAACTGGACGGCCACGCTGGATGGCCGCTGGATCATGCTCGTGTACGACCCGAAGGCGAAGACCCTTACCCACCGCTTCGACCGGTACTCGGACGGCCCCGGACAACGCGAGCTGGTGGTTGAGGTGGCCGATGAACGAGGCAACCGCACCCGACGCACGCACACGTTCCTGCGATGA
- a CDS encoding AAC(3) family N-acetyltransferase: protein MAIAPDQVLFANGAQRVTAGDLLHTLRELGVRPGDLLFLHTDLLRFGRPAPDLMRVRGALFDALIAVLREAVGPQGTLMMLTLSTRTLETGRFDVDRTPGEAGALTEHFRQLPGVRRIPHPTHSAAVEGPKADLFMDPPVHPFGAGSLFDRLKREGGKLLFLGADFHWCTFNHHIETMLPVRYRREERVPMTIVRDGAETRGEAIRFRKPARYWTSFARFRAALLDQGILRERPLGRGVVSLSDAQAQFELGTELLRRDQRFFMNVQPWSRFLLFKARERAGRVLRAFGLRR, encoded by the coding sequence ATGGCGATCGCACCGGACCAGGTCCTTTTCGCCAACGGCGCACAGCGTGTCACGGCCGGCGACCTGCTGCACACCCTGCGCGAACTGGGCGTTCGACCGGGTGATCTTCTGTTCCTGCACACCGACCTGCTGCGTTTTGGCCGGCCGGCGCCGGATCTCATGCGTGTACGCGGGGCGCTGTTCGACGCATTGATCGCCGTGCTCCGCGAGGCCGTGGGTCCGCAGGGCACCCTGATGATGCTGACCCTTTCGACACGGACCCTGGAGACCGGACGGTTCGATGTGGACCGCACACCCGGTGAGGCGGGCGCCCTCACCGAGCACTTCCGGCAACTGCCGGGGGTGCGCCGCATCCCCCACCCCACCCACAGCGCGGCGGTGGAAGGCCCCAAGGCGGATCTGTTCATGGATCCGCCGGTCCATCCCTTCGGGGCGGGTTCATTGTTCGACCGCTTGAAGCGCGAAGGCGGCAAACTCCTCTTCCTGGGCGCGGACTTCCATTGGTGCACCTTCAACCACCACATCGAGACCATGCTGCCCGTGCGTTATCGGCGCGAGGAGCGCGTGCCGATGACCATCGTGCGGGACGGTGCCGAAACACGGGGCGAGGCCATCCGTTTCCGCAAGCCGGCCCGCTACTGGACCAGCTTCGCCCGCTTCCGCGCAGCGCTGCTTGACCAAGGCATCCTGCGGGAACGACCGCTCGGCCGCGGCGTTGTATCCCTGTCCGATGCGCAAGCCCAATTCGAGCTGGGCACCGAACTGTTGCGCCGCGATCAGCGCTTCTTCATGAACGTTCAGCCCTGGAGCCGCTTCCTGCTCTTCAAGGCCAGGGAACGGGCCGGCCGCGTGCTCCGTGCGTTCGGGCTGCGCCGCTGA
- a CDS encoding acyl carrier protein, whose protein sequence is MSFNEVTVRERIRAALTPRLTEMGLTQADVGDGMSLTQSGVLDSFALMELIGRLEQDLHVELDFEAVEPEQFTTVKGLAAAFVKALTA, encoded by the coding sequence ATGTCCTTCAACGAGGTCACTGTGCGTGAGCGCATCCGCGCCGCGCTGACGCCCCGGCTCACGGAAATGGGCCTCACCCAGGCCGATGTGGGCGACGGCATGAGCCTGACCCAGAGCGGTGTGCTCGACTCCTTTGCCTTGATGGAATTGATCGGACGCCTGGAGCAGGACCTCCATGTGGAACTGGATTTCGAAGCGGTGGAGCCCGAGCAGTTCACCACGGTGAAGGGACTTGCCGCCGCGTTCGTCAAAGCCCTCACGGCGTGA
- a CDS encoding amino acid adenylation domain-containing protein has product MSSPAPDHLWTYFERAWRAAPDRTALHVEGRGWSYDELAARALAVSDAVRRHGGGGPFVGLHAHRSIGAYAGVLGILHAGKAYVPLNPQLPVDRLDTIAGLADLDLIVADVLHEASAHGLAARRNHGCEVIVAGEALGADAPALGGREAYMLFTSGSTGMPKGVPISHANVVAYVEHLLERFTPGPEDRFSQTFELTFDLSVHDLFVCWAAGACLYVLPKDRMMAPARFIREHGITQWFSVPSAAVLMDRMRLLKPGAFPSLRVSAFCGEPLPADLAMKWALAAPNGRVENLYGPTEATIAITGHVLDAAAPKARHGILSIGRPFPMARVRVVDADGNDAEEGELWLGGPQLSTGYWKDPERTRAAFVTHGPEQERYYRTGDHVQRDADGDLFFISRLDDQVKVRGHRIELQEVNQVLKAVSGGAFAYALAHPVRDGIAQGIEAFLPLAVQAHGAAILEACARRLPDYMVPARLHFTDEIPYTTSGKADLRALRARLEEPARSGDR; this is encoded by the coding sequence GTGTCGTCCCCGGCCCCCGACCACCTCTGGACGTATTTCGAACGCGCATGGCGGGCGGCTCCGGACCGGACGGCCTTGCATGTGGAAGGCCGCGGGTGGTCGTATGACGAGCTCGCCGCCCGGGCACTGGCGGTCAGCGATGCTGTTCGACGGCACGGCGGTGGTGGACCTTTCGTGGGGCTGCACGCGCACCGCAGCATCGGCGCATACGCCGGAGTGCTGGGCATCCTTCATGCGGGCAAGGCCTATGTGCCGCTGAACCCCCAGCTGCCCGTGGACCGGCTCGACACCATCGCCGGCCTGGCCGACCTGGACCTCATCGTCGCCGATGTGCTTCACGAGGCTTCGGCCCACGGGCTTGCCGCGCGCCGGAACCACGGCTGCGAGGTCATCGTGGCGGGTGAAGCGCTCGGCGCGGATGCACCGGCCCTCGGCGGCCGGGAGGCGTACATGCTCTTCACCTCCGGAAGTACCGGCATGCCCAAGGGGGTGCCCATCAGCCACGCGAACGTGGTGGCGTATGTCGAGCATCTGCTGGAGCGCTTCACCCCGGGCCCGGAGGACCGGTTCTCGCAGACCTTCGAGCTCACCTTCGACCTCAGCGTGCACGACCTCTTCGTATGCTGGGCCGCTGGAGCCTGCCTCTATGTGCTGCCGAAGGACCGGATGATGGCGCCGGCCCGCTTCATCCGGGAGCACGGCATCACCCAGTGGTTCAGCGTCCCCAGCGCCGCCGTGCTGATGGACCGCATGCGGCTGCTGAAACCCGGCGCCTTCCCAAGCCTGCGCGTCAGCGCCTTCTGTGGTGAGCCCCTCCCCGCCGACCTGGCCATGAAGTGGGCCCTCGCCGCGCCCAACGGTCGCGTGGAGAACCTGTACGGGCCCACGGAGGCCACGATCGCCATCACCGGCCATGTGCTGGATGCGGCCGCACCGAAGGCCCGGCATGGCATCCTCAGCATCGGCCGCCCGTTCCCCATGGCGCGGGTGCGCGTGGTGGATGCCGACGGGAACGACGCGGAGGAAGGCGAGCTCTGGCTGGGTGGTCCTCAGCTGAGCACCGGATATTGGAAGGATCCCGAACGCACCCGTGCGGCGTTCGTCACGCATGGCCCCGAACAGGAGCGCTACTACCGCACCGGCGACCACGTTCAGCGCGATGCCGACGGCGACCTGTTCTTCATCAGCCGGCTGGACGACCAGGTGAAGGTCCGGGGCCACCGCATCGAGCTGCAGGAGGTGAACCAGGTGCTGAAAGCGGTGAGCGGCGGCGCGTTCGCCTATGCGCTGGCGCACCCGGTGCGCGACGGCATCGCACAGGGCATCGAAGCCTTTCTGCCCCTGGCGGTCCAGGCCCATGGCGCCGCGATCCTTGAGGCTTGTGCGCGACGGCTTCCGGACTACATGGTGCCCGCACGCCTGCACTTCACGGACGAGATCCCCTACACCACGAGCGGAAAGGCCGACCTGCGGGCCCTCCGTGCCCGGCTCGAGGAACCCGCACGATCCGGGGATCGATAA
- a CDS encoding cell division protein ZapA yields MEDLSIRIEIAGRAYPLNIHPDEEQHVRQAAQEINESMDRLRAHYPLTDKQDLLAMAALEVSVRALNGSVVKEHAQALGELDRLDELLRTAAG; encoded by the coding sequence ATGGAAGACCTATCGATCAGGATCGAGATCGCCGGACGGGCCTACCCGCTCAACATCCATCCGGATGAGGAGCAGCACGTCCGACAGGCCGCACAGGAGATCAACGAGAGCATGGACCGGCTGCGCGCGCATTACCCGCTTACCGACAAACAGGACCTGCTGGCGATGGCAGCTCTTGAGGTGAGCGTGCGCGCGCTCAACGGTTCAGTGGTCAAGGAACATGCCCAGGCCTTGGGCGAACTCGACCGTCTCGACGAGCTGCTGCGCACAGCCGCCGGCTGA
- a CDS encoding ABC transporter permease has protein sequence MKLLLTIALTLLRAKLRQSIVAAVGVMFSITMFVALLGFMNGLNDLLDGLILNRTPHVRLYNELQATPEQPVQVADGDTATHHFIRSVKPKDDLPRLRNAEAIMQAMERDPRVMAVSPRLVAQVFFNVGTVDLNGQVNGIDVMQEIRYYRFADYLTQGDPHDLATGNNTIVLGKGLADMMAADIGETVQVTTATGDRAMLRVVGIFQSGIADYDKVQCYANIKTVQKLLARPGSYYTDINLKLHDLNAAPVMARELAARFMVDAVDVQTANAQFETGSDVRNIISYAVGVVLLIVAGFGIYNILNMMIYEKLDAIAILKATGFSGSDVRRIFLLLSMIIGLVGGASGLIGGFLMQQLIDNLPFDTAALPTITTFPIDYDPKYYIIAVSFALLTTWIAGWFPARKAAQVDPVEIIRGK, from the coding sequence ATGAAGCTCCTGCTCACCATCGCCCTCACCCTGCTGCGCGCCAAGCTGCGGCAGAGCATCGTGGCGGCCGTGGGCGTGATGTTCAGCATCACCATGTTCGTGGCGCTGCTCGGCTTCATGAACGGGTTGAACGACCTGCTCGACGGCCTGATCCTGAACCGCACACCGCATGTGCGCCTCTACAACGAACTGCAGGCGACACCGGAGCAGCCCGTTCAGGTGGCCGACGGAGACACTGCCACACACCATTTCATCCGCTCGGTGAAGCCCAAGGACGACCTGCCGCGGCTGCGCAACGCCGAGGCCATCATGCAGGCCATGGAGCGCGACCCGCGGGTGATGGCCGTATCGCCCCGGCTGGTGGCACAGGTCTTCTTCAACGTGGGCACCGTGGACCTGAACGGGCAGGTGAACGGCATCGATGTGATGCAGGAGATCCGCTACTACCGCTTCGCCGACTACCTCACCCAGGGCGATCCGCACGACCTGGCCACGGGCAACAACACCATCGTGCTGGGCAAGGGGCTGGCCGACATGATGGCGGCCGACATCGGCGAGACGGTGCAGGTGACCACGGCCACCGGCGACCGCGCCATGCTCCGCGTGGTGGGCATCTTCCAGAGCGGCATCGCCGACTACGACAAGGTGCAGTGCTACGCCAACATCAAGACCGTGCAGAAACTGCTCGCGCGACCCGGCAGCTACTACACCGACATCAACCTGAAGCTCCACGACCTGAACGCCGCACCCGTCATGGCCCGGGAGCTCGCCGCGCGCTTCATGGTGGACGCCGTGGACGTGCAGACGGCCAACGCGCAGTTCGAGACCGGCAGCGATGTGCGCAACATCATCAGCTACGCGGTGGGCGTTGTACTGCTCATCGTGGCGGGGTTCGGGATCTACAACATCCTGAACATGATGATCTACGAGAAGCTCGATGCCATCGCCATCCTGAAGGCCACGGGCTTCAGTGGAAGTGATGTGCGTCGGATCTTCCTGCTCCTGAGCATGATCATCGGGCTGGTGGGCGGCGCATCAGGCCTCATCGGTGGCTTCCTGATGCAGCAGCTCATCGACAACCTGCCCTTCGATACGGCCGCCCTGCCGACCATTACAACCTTCCCCATCGACTACGACCCGAAGTACTACATCATCGCCGTGAGCTTCGCGCTGCTCACCACCTGGATCGCGGGCTGGTTCCCGGCGCGCAAGGCGGCCCAGGTGGACCCCGTGGAGATCATCCGAGGAAAATGA
- a CDS encoding GNAT family N-acetyltransferase, whose protein sequence is MIEVRALDRDAAPEELLAVEALFTAMYGHMDGLGLMVPLAPGGAGLWLRALMPMLGKLHTIQVAWAQDPAAPGRLDAPRAVGFAAGSIRVGPAHLGGLRSGAVTHLYVDPGQRGGGVGRRLYAALSAWFTERGLHHQELEVLVNNEPARRFWAAQGFVPDHLVMRRLPV, encoded by the coding sequence GTGATCGAGGTGCGTGCCCTGGACCGGGATGCCGCCCCGGAGGAACTGCTCGCCGTGGAAGCCCTCTTCACGGCGATGTACGGCCACATGGACGGCCTGGGCCTGATGGTGCCTCTCGCACCAGGCGGGGCGGGCCTCTGGTTGAGGGCCCTGATGCCCATGCTGGGGAAGCTGCACACGATCCAGGTGGCCTGGGCCCAGGACCCGGCCGCGCCAGGGCGGCTGGATGCGCCACGCGCCGTCGGCTTCGCCGCCGGCAGCATCCGCGTTGGCCCGGCGCACCTCGGCGGACTTCGTTCCGGCGCGGTCACCCACCTGTACGTGGACCCTGGGCAGCGCGGCGGTGGCGTGGGTCGCCGGCTCTACGCCGCGCTTTCCGCATGGTTCACCGAACGAGGGCTCCACCACCAGGAGCTGGAGGTGTTGGTGAACAACGAGCCCGCGCGTCGTTTCTGGGCCGCCCAGGGATTCGTGCCGGACCATCTGGTGATGCGCCGCCTGCCGGTCTGA
- a CDS encoding SIMPL domain-containing protein, with protein MIPARPLKLALFGLLALPVHPQAMGNLMYESNSRIFFQQAEQPVKATIQGNMLVLEVNAMMNATADSYLAIFHVTQLGQTAEEADSLMNARVNGVMRRVKQVGVKESDVFTDMLSFVPVYELETTRKLFSRTYQEVPVGFEIQKNIHIRFTDARVLDKLVTAAAKEEIYDLVKVDFFVEKQSACYDTLRMFATKLLQQKLDNFDKLGLKIKESHRTGAEKNGAYFPLDRYTTYQTRTQSSLNSRRKGQVVNDIRRPQTLFYNKVPYGHFDIVLHAEITEPPVQYTYNLTLTCQLPEAFADNKKEVKEIIKHVWINDKGDAKVIALP; from the coding sequence ATGATCCCTGCACGACCTCTGAAGCTCGCTCTCTTCGGCCTTCTGGCCCTTCCCGTCCATCCCCAGGCCATGGGCAACCTGATGTATGAGAGCAACAGCCGCATCTTCTTCCAGCAGGCCGAGCAGCCGGTGAAGGCCACCATCCAGGGCAACATGCTGGTGCTGGAGGTGAACGCCATGATGAACGCCACGGCCGACAGCTACCTGGCCATCTTCCACGTGACGCAACTGGGCCAGACCGCCGAGGAGGCCGACAGCCTGATGAACGCCCGCGTGAACGGGGTGATGCGCCGTGTGAAGCAGGTGGGCGTGAAGGAGAGCGACGTGTTCACCGACATGCTCTCGTTCGTGCCCGTGTATGAGCTGGAGACCACGCGCAAGCTCTTCAGCAGGACCTACCAGGAGGTGCCCGTCGGTTTCGAGATCCAGAAGAACATCCACATCCGCTTCACCGATGCGCGGGTGCTCGACAAGCTGGTGACCGCCGCGGCCAAGGAGGAGATCTACGACCTGGTGAAGGTGGACTTCTTCGTGGAGAAGCAGAGCGCCTGCTATGACACGCTGCGCATGTTCGCCACCAAGCTCCTGCAACAGAAGCTCGACAACTTCGACAAGCTGGGGCTGAAGATCAAGGAGAGCCACCGCACCGGTGCGGAGAAGAACGGGGCCTACTTCCCCCTCGACCGCTACACCACCTACCAGACACGCACCCAGAGCTCGCTGAACAGCCGTCGCAAGGGCCAGGTGGTGAACGACATCCGCCGTCCGCAGACCCTCTTCTACAACAAGGTGCCCTACGGCCACTTCGACATCGTGCTGCACGCCGAGATCACCGAGCCACCGGTGCAGTACACCTACAACCTCACCCTCACGTGCCAGCTGCCCGAGGCCTTCGCCGACAACAAGAAGGAGGTGAAGGAGATCATCAAGCACGTGTGGATCAACGATAAGGGTGACGCCAAGGTGATCGCGCTGCCCTGA
- a CDS encoding carboxypeptidase-like regulatory domain-containing protein, whose translation MRRIMLLLALLGLFEARAQEAGPTRDLVQFSGVVVSGDSLLPVPFTNILIKHSYRGTISDVYGYFSFVAQEGDTLIFSAVGFKRSQFVVPTDLEENKYSMIHQLSADTILLGQANVYPWPSREQFRDAFLNLELADDDYQLAMRNLSPAEMLQRMENLPPDAYESFRYQMAMDQTRLYQQGGMPTINLFNPIAWAQFLQAWKSGAFKKKQ comes from the coding sequence ATGCGAAGGATCATGCTGCTGCTGGCCCTGCTGGGGCTGTTCGAGGCCCGTGCCCAGGAGGCCGGCCCCACCCGCGACCTCGTGCAGTTCAGCGGGGTCGTGGTGAGCGGGGACAGCCTTTTGCCCGTGCCCTTCACCAACATCCTGATCAAGCACAGCTATCGGGGCACCATCAGCGATGTCTACGGTTATTTCTCCTTCGTGGCGCAGGAGGGCGACACGCTCATCTTCTCCGCGGTGGGCTTCAAGCGTTCGCAGTTCGTGGTGCCCACGGACCTTGAGGAGAACAAGTACAGCATGATCCACCAGCTCAGTGCGGACACCATCCTGCTGGGGCAGGCCAACGTGTACCCCTGGCCAAGCCGTGAGCAGTTCCGCGACGCGTTCCTGAACCTGGAACTGGCCGACGACGACTACCAGCTGGCCATGCGCAACCTGTCCCCGGCCGAGATGCTGCAGCGGATGGAGAACCTGCCCCCCGACGCGTACGAGAGCTTCCGCTACCAGATGGCCATGGACCAGACCCGCCTCTACCAACAAGGGGGCATGCCCACCATCAACCTCTTCAACCCCATCGCGTGGGCGCAGTTCCTACAGGCGTGGAAGAGCGGGGCGTTCAAGAAGAAGCAGTGA
- a CDS encoding ABC transporter ATP-binding protein: MSVTTNILDVEKVNKSFHDPVTVPVLKDVSFSVRHGEFVSITGKSGCGKSTLLYILSTMDTDYEGDVAIDGERTQGLSGERLAAIRNEKIGFVFQFHYLLPEFSVLHNVMLPGLKLGRKSAAEVEADAMARLKELEMDGQAMKMANQLSGGQKQRVAIARALINDPLIIMGDEPTGNLDKRNAEIVFSIFQHIASEHKRSLLIVTHDPDFAARTDRNIVMDDGRIVG; the protein is encoded by the coding sequence ATGAGCGTCACCACCAACATCCTCGATGTGGAGAAGGTGAACAAGTCCTTCCACGACCCCGTGACCGTGCCCGTGCTGAAGGACGTGTCGTTCAGCGTCCGGCACGGCGAGTTCGTGAGCATCACGGGCAAGAGCGGGTGCGGCAAGAGCACCTTGCTGTACATCCTCAGTACCATGGACACCGACTACGAGGGCGATGTGGCCATCGATGGGGAGCGCACGCAAGGTTTGAGCGGTGAACGCCTCGCGGCCATCCGCAACGAGAAGATCGGCTTCGTCTTCCAGTTCCACTACCTGCTGCCGGAGTTCAGCGTGCTGCACAACGTGATGCTGCCAGGGCTGAAGCTGGGCCGTAAGAGCGCGGCGGAGGTGGAGGCCGACGCCATGGCCCGGTTGAAGGAACTGGAGATGGACGGCCAGGCCATGAAGATGGCCAATCAGCTCAGCGGCGGGCAGAAGCAGCGCGTGGCCATCGCGCGCGCGCTGATCAACGACCCGCTGATCATCATGGGCGACGAGCCCACGGGCAACCTCGACAAACGCAACGCCGAGATCGTCTTCAGCATCTTCCAGCACATCGCCTCCGAGCACAAGCGCAGCCTGCTGATCGTGACGCACGACCCCGACTTCGCCGCCCGCACGGACCGCAACATCGTGATGGACGACGGGCGGATCGTGGGCTGA